The Ogataea parapolymorpha DL-1 chromosome III, whole genome shotgun sequence nucleotide sequence GTTTCTGTAGGATAGCGGATAAAGACTCGTTTTTTGGCCGTCCTGGTCGACTTCTCGTGCGTCGGCGCGGTGCACAAACTTCATTTTATCTGTTTCCGGGTCATATTCGGGTACCACCATGTCGTATGGCCGCAAGGACTTGTCATAGTGGTACGGATTAAGGATCGGCTGCAGATTGATGTTTCTATTGGTTGCAGTGAGCACCTCGCTCTCGAAGGTCAGCGCAAAAGTGTCGTGGAACTGCTGTGTGTCGGCCTGGTACGACAAATCGTCGTACTGTGCCAGCTGCGTAAACCGCAGCACGGTGCGGTACTCTTTCGGCTTTGTTTTCGTCTCTGGTTTGTCCTGCTTGCCGTCGCTCGGCTcctgtttttcttgcttGATGGGAATTAGGTTTCTGTGGTCATAAACTTTCAGAATTAGGCTCCCGTCGTATAGTTGCACTCCGCCGTCCTTGatcacctccaccagcGGCTCGGGGATCTCGCCCTTTGCCACGTAttccaaaaactccttcaCGGTCGGCGAGCTTTTCGGGATGATGGCGTCCTGGTTGCCGAACCGATAGTGGTTCTCGTGGATGTGGAACTCCAGCGAGGCCGGATAGCTCTCgaattttttcagaatttCGTCGCTACTCTCGTAGAATCGCTGTGTTTTCGCACGTCtgcgcagctgctggatcaTAAGCATCTTGCGCTGCTGCGGGTTcagtttggcaagctgTTCCTGGCTCAGACCAAGAAAGTTTCGCTGGCCCGGCTGCgattgctgctgctgttgctgctgctgctgtgccagcttcttctggacaagctgttgctgctgctgaggcGTCAATTGGCCCGCGGCCTGCGCAGCGTGCAACTGGGCCTGCTGTTGTTTGATCATCTGCTGGTGTCGCTTGAGCAGGAGgatgtcctcgtccttgagctcgccgGTCTGGATCATCTGCTCGAGCCGCTGCTGACGGGTCATCCCGGGCGGCGGCTGGATCGAGTTCAGCAGCCGCATCATGTGCGCCTGGGTGTTGTTACTCATGGTggataaaaaaataattcgCGAGAAGTAGAAGTAACTAAGGTGCAAGCAAGAAACTTGCACTGTTTGCACTAAACGATTTAAGCCGCGTCATTCACTTAGAGAGCTAGCTACATGAAATCTTGGACGCACACAGTGTAGAAGGAACTTCCAACAGCTGCTCTTGAGCTTCGCCCGCCCCGTGGCGGTCGCCCACTATCCTGTAGTTGCCCTATACGGCCTCCTGTCTTCCAGTTCTGCCCTCCACTCTCTTCCAGCCCCCATCCAGTATCTTTATGTCCCTTCAGCCTCCCTCAATAAATAATCTTGTCCGTTTCTTGCTAACTTTCTTTTTCACCTAAATTCGTCAGACCCGATGATCCATCATGTCCATGGCGTTCCAGCAGTTCCAATACGTCCCCTTTGCTGAAAACAGCCACGACAGCGCCCAGATCAGCTATCCTCCGTCGTACCCCAGCAGAACGGTGTATTTGGGCAACATCCCTGCCGACATGGAGGCccacgagctgctcgaccACGTCCGTTCCGGCACCGTGGAGTCTTTGAAAATCGTGCCGTCCAAAAACTGCGCGTTCGTGtcgtttctggacgagaacTCTGCCATGCTGTTCCACTCCGACGCCACCCTGAAACACCTCACGATCGGCGGccacgagctcaagattgGCTGGGGCAGGCCCACGCCCGTGCAGCCCGTGGTGGCCTCGTGTGTCGCGCGCTACAACGCCACCAGAAACGTGTACCTGGGGAGTCTGGACCCGGGCGTGACCGAGCAGGAGCTGTTCGATGACCTCAAGCACTACGGAGCCATCGACACGATCAAAATCCTGCCCGAGAAGAAAATCGCGTTTGCGCACTTTACCTCCATTTTGGCGGCCATCAAGTGCATCCAGTCGCTGCCGCTGGTGGACAAGTACCGCGACAAAAAAGTGTTCTACGGCAAGGACAGGTGTGCGTTTGTCACCAAGACACAGCAACACAACGCGGCACAGTATTTGGGACTGAACCCGAATTGCGACAATCTCGCCGCTCAGGTGGACAGAGACGCCATTGCCGACACGCTGGTGCGCCAGAGCAACGCTGCAGCCATCATCGCCACGTCGGCAGGCGGCCAGGGCAACCAGGGCAACCGCACAATCTACCTGGGCAACTTGCACCCAGACTCGACCGTCGAGGAGATCTGCAACGTGTGCAGGGGCGGCATCCTACACCACGTCCGGCTGATCCCTGAGCGGCACGTGTGCTTCATCACGTTTATAGACCCGGTGTCTGCTGCGCAGTTCTACGCCATGTCGTCGCTGCACGGGCTCGTGATCCACAACCGCAAGATCAAGGTCGGCTGGGGCAAGCATTCGGGGCCTCTGCCGAACTCGATCAACCTGGCCGTCGGCAACGGCGCGTCGCGCAACATCTACATCGGCGGGCTCGACAAGATCCCGGAGATCAAGTTCACCAAGGAAAAATTGTACAACGATTTTAAGGTGTTTGGCGAGACCGAGCAGATCAATTTCTACGACGAAAAACACTGCTGTTTCGTCAACTTCACCAATATCTCCAGCGCAATCAAGGCAATCGACGGCATCAGAAACAACCCGGACTACAGAAAGTGCAAGATCAACTTTGGCAAGGACCGCTGCGGCAACGCGCCGCGCAACTTCCAGGGCCCGCAGGGCCTGCCGTTCATGTCTGGCCAGGTGGTGAACGACATCACAGGACAGCAGTTTGGCGACtacagcgacgacgaggacgagccgcCACGGCCAGCGGGCGCGTCGCTCGACGCAGAAAACCCAATGGGTATTTTCCGAAAGCAGAATTAACCGTACATATTCTATCTTCCGTATCTGTTGATTTAGagtgtttttttttcttatcaCCCCTCGACTAATAAATTTTCACCCCTCTCCTATCCGATATCGAGTTTATTCCCTCCCCTATCCAATATATATACCCCGTTGACTCACTCTTACTGCCAATGCTCCGCACCTTGCAATCGATCTCGCGCAAAGTCGACTCGCTCGGCGTCGAGTCCAGAGGCATCGAGCGCTGTTTGCCCGACGAACGGTCCACGTCCAAATGGGTGCTCCTATCCATTGCTGGGCTGTGGAACTCGGGCTGTGGAGGACTCACCTCCATGtcctccttcttcctcgGCCCGTTGCTGTTTGGGCTAGGATACAAGGACTCCATGGTTGTTGGGTTGCTTGGAATGCTACTTGGGTGCTTGCTCCCCGCCTACGCGGCCACTTTGGGCCCCAGATCCGGCCTCAGACAACTGTGTCTGGTGCGCTATCTGTTTGGCCGTTTTGCTATCAAGGTGGTGTGTCTGATCTCGGTGATCGGTCTTGGCGGGTGGACAGTCACAAACTCTGTGATTGGAGGCCAAATCTTGCTCTCAATGAGCAACGGCAGGGTGCCCATCGAGATTGGGATCCTTATTATCAGTCTGCTCAGCGTCGTGGTGTCCATTTTTGGGATCCGGCTAgtgctcaagcttgagACGGTGGTCGGCGTTGTGGTGATCATCACAGTCGTTCTAATGTACCCAATGACCCGCCACGACATCACGCAATTCCATGAAAATGTCTCTGTTGGCGATGGACTCACGGTTATTGGCAACcggctctgtttcttcacGCTGTGCTACTCTGTGACGGCCACCTGGGCGGGCATTGCGTCGGACTACTACATTCTGCTACCTGAGACATTTAGCCAGAAAAAAGTGTTCTTTTTCACGCTGTTTTCGATCGCCGTCCCAACCACCGTGGGAGCTGTCATTGGACTGCTTATCGGCAACGCTGCCGTCTCAAAGCCGACATGGGCCGCAGCCTACGAAACGTCCTCACTCGGCGGCCTGCTGAACCTCGTTTTCGGCGCGTGGGGCGGGTTTGGCAAGTTTCTGCTCATTCTGCTTTGGCTCTCGCTCATGACCAACAATATCATCAATCTATACTCGTCCGCGCTGATCATCCAGATCGTCGATCCGTGGGTGTACCGTAACATCCCGCGCTGGTTTATGGTGCTCGTGGTGTTCGCCGTGACGTTGGTGCTCGCGATGGCCGGCAGAGACAAGCTGAGCACGATCCTGTCGAACTTCCTGCCCATGCTGGGCTATTGGATCACGATCTACTTTGTGATCCTTGTGGAGGAGAACGTGATCTTTCGTTCCACCAAGCTGGTCAATCTGTTCAGATTCGAGTTTTCTGAGGATGAAATAGCCGATGAGGTTGAGTCAAAGGAAATGGCCTGTGAAGCAACGGTTTCTCAGAAATATGGCCAAAAACCCTGCTACAACTTTGCAGCGTGGGACTCCGCCAGCTGCCAGACGTACGGGATAGCTGCGTCGCTGGCCTTCTGCGTGGGGGCCGCGGGCGCGGTTCTTGGGATGGACCAGGTGTACTATATCGGTGTGCTGGCACGCAAAATCGGGGACCATGGCGGCGACATCGGCACGTGGCTGATCGTCGCGTTCACAGGGCTCTCATACCCTGTCCTCAGGTACGCAGAGCTGCGTATTTTCGGCAAatagaaaaatatcaaTTTATTCGGGGTCACTGGCTATTTGCTCCCTTATTGGTAAATATCGACACGAGGTAACACTTGAAAAACCATTTGAGCGACTCCAGCAGTCCGGCCACCGAAACCAGCCACGAGTAGTAGTTTTTCCTGTGCGACACGTGCTTCGGTTCTGGCGCCGACTCAGCCGCGGTCTCGTGTTCTTGCACGTCCCTGGCTGCTTCCTCTAGCTCGTCCTGGTGGTTCTCCACCTCGACCCAAGCAGACGACACTGTGGAATCCGGCTCCTCCATGGCCTCTGTAATCACGGCAACGTTATTCTGTGTGCCCAGCTCGTTTGTCTCTGTGGCCTCTTGGTCGTTGCAAACCCACTCCTGCTCGTTGACAACAAATTTATACAGCAATTTATCCCCCACACGGACATTGTTCAGTTTCAGACGGGTAGCCCACCTGGTGCCTACAGCGTCGTACTCTAATGCGTCTGCCGTCTGCGACCAGTCGTTGAACGAGCCTGCCACATGGACGCTGTTGAAGCTGTGGGCTTTGTCGTCAAGGTGCAATTCCAGCGAATACATAAAGagggagaaaaaaaagtgaGGGATAATATTTATGACAGGAGACGGATCGCAGCCGATCTGTTACGATCTGGAGATAAGTAAAATCTTTGCCTGTTGTGCTGAGACACCTCTTGTCGGTTGCCATGTACACCCAGAACGTGAGAGCCCATGCTGGCTGCCTCAGGTGATGATGCGATGCATCCGCagacgatcgacccgtCGAAACATGAgatcttttttttatttatttttgttTTCCTCGCATGTCACAGACGACTCCCCTGGGCCCTGAATTGAAGGTCGACCTCACTCCCGTGCAGAGTCACATGACCCACGAGCGACACGAGGTGACAGAAACGCTACGCAAGGCGCAGCTGGGCCAGACTCTCGCTCCTGAAAAACTCAACAATAACTACTCCTATCTCAACAAACAGGACAACTCGACCCCGCTATCGTTTGCGTCCTCTAACAAAACACCAGTGTCGATcctgaaaaatttcaagTTCAGTCCGGACCGCAAATCTGTAAGCGAAGACTTTGTCAATTCCCAGCCCGGCCTCCGAATGTCCAAGACGCAGGACGGTCATCTAAACCCGGTCAAAGGAGCATACAACGTCTTTGATAAGCGATCGTCCGGGTCTCCGATCAATGTGGTAAACCGCAAGAGAAGAAGGCTTTCAAATTCCAACCTGTGGCAGAATTTGGAACCCAAACAGCCCCAGTCagtcgaaaaaaatccGCCTAAAGAGTCcactttttccaaaatcgTCTACAGTCTTCTGTCTGACCCGCAATGCGCGTCTAATCTTACACTCGTGGTGCAGATCCTGCTCAACACGCTGCTTTTCGCCTGTTTCATGACCCTCGTGCTGTTTTCGTTCCTGGCAGTCAAACGAGACGCAGACCGCAAGATCCAGGGTTATTCGAACAAGGTGGTGCACGAAATCAATATGTGCAAGCGCGAATATTTCAGAAACAACTGCTCGCCCGAGCTGCGCGTTCCAGCGCTCGAGGAGTCCTGTAACGAGTGGGACAACTGCATGAATAGAGACCCAGAGGCAGTGATCACTACGGTGGCGTACTTCGAGATCCTGGCTGAGTGCATGAACGCGTTCTTCCATAACCTGAGTTTCCGCACGCTTTTTGGCCTTATTTTCCTGACTCTGTTCCTTGTGTTGGTGCCCAATATTTTgttcaacaaattcagGTCCTCGAAAACCACCACAACCAATAATTACTACCATTTTAACCCAGACCAGTCAACTGCCAACGCGTCGCAAATCTCCCAAATGACCAGCTTGTCGCCGGTGCGCTCACCAGCTAGGTCGCCACAGCGCATTCTGGACTCGTCTGTGTACTTcactcctccagcagcgttGTTAATGAAAGAGGACGGCACCAAGGTCCCGGGTTCGAGCGTGCGGTTCGACTCGAACATCAGCTACCATGAAATCCCTGGTCTCGAGGCTAGTCCTCTGGGCAGGTTCGTCAACAAGGATAGATATTGATTACATCAATTAATGACATTGTACATAATTAAACAGCCAGTTTCTTTCCGCCCATCAATTGACTCAACAACTCTGCGCTATTTGTCTTAATGTTGTCAGCGCTGGCAGCAGGGAATAGGCCCGGAGGTGGAGGTGTAGCTGTGCTAGGCTTGTCCTGGCGCAACGCTTTCAACTTCTGCTCCTGGAGTAGCTGCTGTTGTAAAAACTGCTGTGCAGACTGTGTGCTCTGCACGGGCTGCTTGCCGCCCTGGAGTATGTTATTCGGGTATCTCTGAGGCTGTGGCTGGTAGAACTGGTGCTGTATGGAGGTCTGTGCTGGCTGTGTAGGCTGTGCTGGCTTGACGGACTCCTGTAGAGCTACCGTCTTGTAACTGTAATTTTTGCTGAATGGAACAAACAGCAGCGACTCCACGAGCCGCGACATGTGCTGCTTGTTGTCGCCCTCTGAAAGCATTGACTTTTGCATTTCGTCGGTGGAAAATAGATGGAACGAGCTCGAAACATTGGTCTTTCTCATGCTTGGCTTGATAGCGTAGGAGAACTCCTGCtggttgttgagcagcttgatgcagtcgtcgatcagcttgtaGCAATATAACGAG carries:
- a CDS encoding Nucleus export protein BRR6; amino-acid sequence: MSQTTPLGPELKVDLTPVQSHMTHERHEVTETLRKAQLGQTLAPEKLNNNYSYLNKQDNSTPLSFASSNKTPVSILKNFKFSPDRKSVSEDFVNSQPGLRMSKTQDGHLNPVKGAYNVFDKRSSGSPINVVNRKRRRLSNSNLWQNLEPKQPQSVEKNPPKESTFSKIVYSLLSDPQCASNLTLVVQILLNTLLFACFMTLVLFSFLAVKRDADRKIQGYSNKVVHEINMCKREYFRNNCSPELRVPALEESCNEWDNCMNRDPEAVITTVAYFEILAECMNAFFHNLSFRTLFGLIFLTLFLVLVPNILFNKFRSSKTTTTNNYYHFNPDQSTANASQISQMTSLSPVRSPARSPQRILDSSVYFTPPAALLMKEDGTKVPGSSVRFDSNISYHEIPGLEASPLGRFVNKDRY
- a CDS encoding RNA-binding protein MRN1; translated protein: MAFQQFQYVPFAENSHDSAQISYPPSYPSRTVYLGNIPADMEAHELLDHVRSGTVESLKIVPSKNCAFVSFLDENSAMLFHSDATLKHLTIGGHELKIGWGRPTPVQPVVASCVARYNATRNVYLGSLDPGVTEQELFDDLKHYGAIDTIKILPEKKIAFAHFTSILAAIKCIQSLPLVDKYRDKKVFYGKDRCAFVTKTQQHNAAQYLGLNPNCDNLAAQVDRDAIADTLVRQSNAAAIIATSAGGQGNQGNRTIYLGNLHPDSTVEEICNVCRGGILHHVRLIPERHVCFITFIDPVSAAQFYAMSSLHGLVIHNRKIKVGWGKHSGPLPNSINLAVGNGASRNIYIGGLDKIPEIKFTKEKLYNDFKVFGETEQINFYDEKHCCFVNFTNISSAIKAIDGIRNNPDYRKCKINFGKDRCGNAPRNFQGPQGLPFMSGQVVNDITGQQFGDYSDDEDEPPRPAGASLDAENPMGIFRKQN
- a CDS encoding Transcription factor SPT20 — encoded protein: MSNNTQAHMMRLLNSIQPPPGMTRQQRLEQMIQTGELKDEDILLLKRHQQMIKQQQAQLHAAQAAGQLTPQQQQQLVQKKLAQQQQQQQQQSQPGQRNFLGLSQEQLAKLNPQQRKMLMIQQLRRRAKTQRFYESSDEILKKFESYPASLEFHIHENHYRFGNQDAIIPKSSPTVKEFLEYVAKGEIPEPLVEVIKDGGVQLYDGSLILKVYDHRNLIPIKQEKQEPSDGKQDKPETKTKPKEYRTVLRFTQLAQYDDLSYQADTQQFHDTFALTFESEVLTATNRNINLQPILNPYHYDKSLRPYDMVVPEYDPETDKMKFVHRADAREVDQDGQKTSLYPLSYRNYPYKPLHEDLPHTNSKYEQLMTILSESYTHNNRLSESAKTNTNEPGQFQRLRFVEMWRHKVELIKQAAISGGMNPNASDPSMNGLLGGMTQQQRALINQERMLNQRQKEQMASAVAAAGHPHAMKPVDSRQGSAPVPNMNGNFMARGVSTPVPHSMPGSMPGSMPGPASAGADMTPGRDKKGAKKIRKPTKRQATAGPVSSPSPSMYQQIPGAYSPMDEPARKRRMPYKQQPDSGTPS
- a CDS encoding Plasma membrane pyridoxine (vitamin B6) transporter, coding for MLRTLQSISRKVDSLGVESRGIERCLPDERSTSKWVLLSIAGLWNSGCGGLTSMSSFFLGPLLFGLGYKDSMVVGLLGMLLGCLLPAYAATLGPRSGLRQLCLVRYLFGRFAIKVVCLISVIGLGGWTVTNSVIGGQILLSMSNGRVPIEIGILIISLLSVVVSIFGIRLVLKLETVVGVVVIITVVLMYPMTRHDITQFHENVSVGDGLTVIGNRLCFFTLCYSVTATWAGIASDYYILLPETFSQKKVFFFTLFSIAVPTTVGAVIGLLIGNAAVSKPTWAAAYETSSLGGLLNLVFGAWGGFGKFLLILLWLSLMTNNIINLYSSALIIQIVDPWVYRNIPRWFMVLVVFAVTLVLAMAGRDKLSTILSNFLPMLGYWITIYFVILVEENVIFRSTKLVNLFRFEFSEDEIADEVESKEMACEATVSQKYGQKPCYNFAAWDSASCQTYGIAASLAFCVGAAGAVLGMDQVYYIGVLARKIGDHGGDIGTWLIVAFTGLSYPVLRYAELRIFGK